In Bacteroidota bacterium, one DNA window encodes the following:
- a CDS encoding aryl-sulfate sulfotransferase: MNYTQVMLEYDPIENATEYVVEISAGHIGSTNLERIKEVKDRSTATLIENLIFGSSYVWRYAGIVAGQQTKWNGPYEFSIEIDTTIGLDKPRFKVSVNNEAEGKKGLIAVGSSKTIIDKSGSPVWYMPKIDKTIFIEQSNITEFRMSDVGTLLLYSSTGFSAGISLVCETDLQGNILWKAPNDGQVSGDTSEYYHHDFKRLANGNLMVLGCKYGWRNVPPDVDLKNIRKINIDSVSNPRRIKYLFNTILEYNKAGKVVWSWDLNDHIADKELFATGVVTNAVRRELPARAELYGHMNSFDAEPDGDYVYANFRDLHEVFKIEKKTGKVVYRLSGKKEVAADSKEIYFMSQHDVNYLPNGNLSLFNNGNAQNETEPSSAIEFTQPENGKPGKMVWSFSCKMDSTNNGKTTRYGGVQDLGDGNKMISMGGLNRIVEVRSKDNSILWDCKFLQGHEVGDKSIALYRVHFIPSLYPCYFTAHWTSNKEKEGTELIVFNEGSMQTATL, translated from the coding sequence TTGAATTATACTCAGGTCATGCTTGAGTATGATCCGATCGAGAATGCAACAGAATATGTTGTGGAAATTTCTGCTGGACACATTGGGAGTACAAACCTTGAACGCATCAAAGAAGTAAAAGACAGATCAACTGCTACTCTTATTGAGAATCTGATTTTCGGAAGCAGCTATGTCTGGAGGTATGCCGGTATTGTTGCAGGACAACAAACCAAATGGAATGGTCCATATGAATTCAGCATTGAGATCGATACTACCATCGGGCTTGACAAACCAAGATTTAAAGTATCTGTGAATAATGAAGCAGAAGGAAAAAAAGGATTGATCGCAGTCGGGAGTTCGAAAACGATAATCGATAAATCCGGTTCCCCGGTATGGTATATGCCAAAAATCGATAAGACAATTTTTATCGAACAATCGAATATTACAGAATTCAGAATGTCGGATGTCGGTACACTCTTATTGTATTCGAGCACCGGTTTCAGCGCCGGAATTTCACTTGTTTGTGAAACTGATCTGCAGGGAAATATTTTGTGGAAAGCGCCAAACGACGGACAGGTTTCCGGTGATACGTCAGAATATTATCACCACGATTTTAAACGGCTGGCAAATGGAAACCTCATGGTACTGGGTTGTAAATATGGCTGGAGAAATGTTCCGCCTGATGTCGATCTGAAAAATATCAGGAAGATCAACATCGATTCGGTCAGCAATCCGCGCCGGATAAAATATCTTTTCAATACGATACTTGAATATAATAAAGCCGGAAAAGTGGTCTGGTCGTGGGATCTTAATGATCACATTGCCGACAAAGAATTATTCGCAACCGGTGTTGTAACAAATGCTGTGCGGAGAGAATTACCAGCAAGAGCAGAGTTATACGGACATATGAATTCTTTCGATGCAGAACCGGATGGAGATTATGTTTATGCCAACTTCAGAGACCTCCATGAAGTCTTCAAGATCGAGAAAAAAACAGGCAAGGTTGTCTATAGGCTTTCAGGAAAAAAAGAAGTTGCTGCCGACAGCAAAGAGATCTATTTTATGTCGCAACACGATGTAAATTATCTGCCGAACGGAAATCTTTCGCTCTTCAATAATGGTAATGCACAGAATGAAACAGAGCCATCTTCTGCAATAGAATTTACGCAGCCGGAGAACGGAAAGCCTGGCAAGATGGTATGGTCTTTCAGTTGCAAAATGGATTCAACCAACAATGGAAAAACTACCCGTTATGGCGGAGTTCAGGATCTGGGCGATGGAAATAAAATGATCAGTATGGGCGGACTCAACCGCATTGTAGAGGTGAGATCGAAAGACAATTCTATTTTATGGGATTGCAAATTTTTACAAGGGCATGAAGTCGGCGACAAATCAATTGCTTTGTACAGGGTCCATTTTATACCTTCATTATATCCATGTTATTTTACTGCGCACTGGACTTCAAATAAAGAAAAGGAGGGAACGGAGCTGATCGTTTTCAATGAAGGAAGTATGCAGACAGCTACACTTTGA